The Nicotiana tabacum cultivar K326 chromosome 5, ASM71507v2, whole genome shotgun sequence sequence CATACGGTACTTTGggaccaagaattgtatatgcttcaagTGATTTAAtattgtcatataagttaagtcatataagccatataatagactttagatgcatatcaagtttttatgtcatgctagacatataagattgATAAAAGTAATTGCATACATCATTGACTTTGTagtttatactttcaagtgtttgaactacaTGTCCAAAATTATGTGTCTTTCATATGGAATCAATTTTACTTGAATTGTGTCACTTCCATTTGGCCAATACTTTTGTGTCTATATTTGATAGACTTAAAATCCTCATCTATACTGAACGCTATGATAGATGTCGTCGAcaaacattttatatcggttccaatatattttcatatagacataacatagagatctcttcattcatatattcaggtacctgaatctctcatgaAATTTTATGAATTGTTATGttatgtgatcttctagatcacttgcctcctttattatgatcattttgatcatttgctcatcttctttatcaagaagtttatttgaaaccgatttgtctatatggtttaagcgtaccatagactttgtcattctaggacttaataggagcatttgcaatgagaatatagttactttctttgggtcagcaaatgcgtctagcatactttgcaatatattgcagatgaattatctttttatgaacttcaagttcatattatcgtaTTTGAGGATCTAGTTATACAAATAATAATTCATTCCAcataactttttctcaactgtttatcgTCTCTCCCCCTCATGTTGGAAAAACTAACTTGTTTTCCTCAACTTTGAAAAATccatctttgtgcgttatggtgctaatcaaaatatacactgCACATTAATAATAATACAATGGAATTATTTGGTTTCTGACCCTGAAGCACTTGTGatgggagaatgtaatatactttcgtatataacctatatcaaactaatatagataactttgttctcataagcaatagttaagctattaagtggaggcactcaataaatcattttgctaaaccaactgtgatgtaacccaacttatcaagataaattatcttggatagaaaatctgaaaattatgctctaaattaaattattgagcaaattACCTCGCAAACACCAAGTTgcaggttaataataatcgcacatgtaaccatctcatagatgcatcttatgtggtatacatggcaggtgaatgagcccatattcacttttgatatttccagcattcatgggattcaatcccaattttagttggtcaatTAATTAACGAGAACAAGCaatataagagaattcgtaaagaactttctagttctttaatatttacctatgtgaattctttattatttttgcacatcatacttaaattgatatggcCAAACCAATTATGCCcactgaataaattatcaatattgataaagttCAGGTTTACAGcatgacgtgtgcaattatcGATAAAcaccaagtttattatgatatgggtttttatatcaataaacatccactttagtgtggtgttcttttatttgtgtagtacaaactggagaataaagcgggtagcttttcacatacatattatcccactacaagttgtagtaataaaagatattaaatctttcctttatttatagtctcaatataatcaaccgctttCGCGTGTACTTTggaaactgaataagtttctttgagatttactacaacacaatatcttattggtaatcaattgtgtttctccaaaatagtaataattggctctttcagagctctcaattaatttggtactatcacatattcatcaacatccatatggtgaatatctcttttaaagaaaaagttataccattatggttatggtcaaaattatatgcaagatctgtTTCTTGCATTACCGCTGTCTTTTAATAATTACATTGCAGAATATTTTGGCGTGACCAGTGACCATTTATGctataataatgacattattttcttatttcctctcaAACCTCcatctagaggtgagtgtggtatatacCACTAGCAcactcatattcttccaagaatgaatatgtattcataaatcacatgttgtcacattcacatcatgaatggaccataatcatctatatgtgctttacaaaatctcatgtcaaatcgatgacaaatattactttcacatagtGAAGGATtcttttgagaatccttattgttctcattgTCACAataatgacgattataatttcgtctattgttACGTCCACATTCATTATACATTcatagtaataattttgtcttctttcagacttattacatactgctatcacattctcttaagggaatgagaatggagCAAATTCAATGGAACGGGTTTTTAattctttgcccacaatcatacatgaatttgattatggcaagacatagaaattttaccactttgggtggttataatttctttcaaactccattagagttacaatcacaatttatcgtctttgcttgtatttaaaatcaaattatagaatgtcaagaatttgaaaaagaaaagtaaaatacttaccttaaatcctgaatttaatcatgaaggaagttcatggaacaattgacaatcattatgctcaatcccaaagcttatACTCAATaggttagagtctcgtgctgataacgtgttatgaaacaataaagtAGAAaaacaatattgcagagaaagacagagaggaaattcttattgaattttgggatgaaatataatggaatagaaccctctatttatagggagaggttgacttagccaccaagtaataaaccctagaatctctctaaatatggacattcaccataaatagaattctatttataacactctccTTTGAATGTCAATTCAACatataatgtgcctcgttaaaaccttaactaaataaaacccaatgagaaaaaaaaattctagagaaggaaaaagagtacacatatctacaatacgccttttggttgcctcgttaaaaatctcgTTAGAAATCTatttataacataatataatttttttaaaataattcattTATTTAAAGTTAAAGTTAAATAGAATTTTTATCACTTGCACATCCGTGTATTTTTAATTACATCAATTtaataaatatatgtatttacccttaaaatggataataATTAAATCTGTACgagattttaaggatatgtggatagATTCAATATAAGAaatcaagaatgttagataaacAAATGAAAGATGAAATCAATAACCAAATCAGTTGTGACGTTGAGTCCGGGCTCAGATTTTAGCTTTACAGTGGTCTTACCCTCGACCAGGCCCGCTAGTCGAAGCCAAATGTGTATGGAGAActatgaataaaataaaaacattgaGTGTATGGAGAACTATGAATAATAAAAACCTTTCAATGTCTAGAAAGCAGAAAAATAAgtttatattgccttgatatgcgtgtcaCAATGTGCCCATTAAATAAGAAACCCCCTCGTTTATTTTTAATAGGGAAATTTTAcccctagtacaattctaaaaagggAAAATATCCTCCTTGTACATCAGTCACTGATACTTTACCGGCATCGAGCGAGATCCGCATCGTGATATCCAGTTGGGTGCGGATATCACGGCCCTCTGTTAGTAGTATGCAACCGTTTGTACTGCCTTCCGAGGTCTTGGAACTCGTTTCAGGTTCGGGGGGTGTTGACTTGTCGGGCTCGGTGGCGGGCACGTACTTCGTCAGACTCACCTAGAACTCGGGGTGTGTGCTGACCCCTAGTTCACCCGTATACAATATGACATATATTTTCACAGACACGATTAATATGAAACcatatttaattgatttattcTCTTCTTAATTTATTACTTAATCATTATAAACtaatataatttaatataacATTCGATACGGATAAGTTTTTACCTCGTCCAACTTGGCTAATAAACTGTCACGCGCTTCAAAACTAATCAACCCACGCTCTTTGGCTGGTTGGCTGGGACTCATCAGTCACATCaatttccaacataaaattttctctcttttcataTCTATAAGATGAGACTGATCAAATTCATGAAAGTGATACAAATAATTAGTCACCAACCATCCATGCCTATCAGTATCAGTCAACATCTTGTGCACATGCTGCCTTATATATCATTAGGAGCAACCTACGATGCTGGGGCACGATGTGACACCAATATAACAATTGTGGTACCACGCTACGCGAATTCGGATTAATCGAGACCTCAGAACAAGTATCGAACatcgaagaagaaaaaaaaaaccccaCCATGTTCCGTTTTCGTAAACTGATTGCTTGTAGCAGGGGCGAAGCTATGTGTGGCCAGGGATGGTCAACCGAACACTCTTCGCCGACAAAGTATATTATGTATGGAGTATAATATTACTTGTTattcataataataaaaatagattTTGAATACCTATTACGTGTTATGTATTgataaatattcaaaaaaatagattttgaacACTCTTGCATAACACCCTTATTGAATTTTCTGGCTTCACCACTAGCTGGTAGATCTGATTGAATCCCGAACCACGCGAGAGCCCAACCCTGGAGGAATGCATGGTGcccattgattttttttttttttgttttttttcttctgagCTTTATGATGTATTCTATGCCCTATGGTTTTTTCAAGAAGATGATTGAGGGGTCGTTCTTGATCAATTTGGTTTTCCTTTAAGAGTTTGTGGGCTTATGAAAGGGACAATTGTTGGAACCATTTGCCCCCACTTGATGCCTATATTGACATTGCACAATCCTTCATGACTTTTCCCTTTTGGTCCCATGGCTTTGAATTGATCATtccatatttttttcttttgggttATGTCCGATAATTGATACCCGTATTGAAACTCCGACTAACCGAGTACACGTCGCATAAGGCCTATTAAGAAAGGAAGTGCTCTCTACTATGGGCTTTTCTATACTCAGAGCTAGAACCCAGAGTCGGGagtctatcagaaacaacctctctacctttaaggtaggggtaaggtctacatatacactaccctccctagattCCACGTGTAGAATTATACCGAGTTTATTGTTGCTGTTATTCAGAGCTAGATTCCCATACCTCGAGTTAAGAATGGAGGGATCCTATCTATTTCACCATAATCCTTTAAAACGGCTACTTTGCATCTTTTTTCctatatatattgtatttatctttctttctcttctcctTCTTTTATTAAATTTTCTCCTTCAAATTTCCATGTTTTGCACTTGACTCCGCCTATTCATTTAAACATTTCATTTATTTGACAAATCGAAGCAACAAATAGGGCCAAATTTCAGTGGATTGTGAAAAAAATATTCTTTCAGTTTTCACTTACAATATCTTGTCGTGTATTTAAGTCTTCTACGAAGAATATTTACCTATGTATCATTTAAGGGTACATTTAATTTGTATCATGTATTAAGCCTTAAGCGGATGCTTAGGTTTAATTTAGATATGATGTGTTAGTGTAGCTTAATTTATGACATAAAAATAAGCTAGAAATTATTATCtaaattataagttttcaaaataaactAGAATTTGCAATTAATGTTGCATGGCTCGTGGTCAGttttcatttcaatcaattattgAGAGATTCCAATACTATAGTACGTACTTGAAAATACGTATTGGTCTAGTGGCTTTCAAATGAGTCATTTTCTTATGTTATGTTCCTTTATTGGTACCTAACTAAAACAAGTCAAAATCACTTGATTATTTGTGTCGAGCattttaaaatataaagtaaGGTGTTTTCAAGAGTACTATATAGTAGTACCTTTAATTTCAAGATAGCTAGATATAGCATATTTATATGAATTCATTTGAAACAGTACTACATATGAATTATCAAAGAGAATACTagacacaattttttttaaattctaatGTGTAATTCACATAGGGTCTTGAGTGAACGGTCTTCGAAAACAACCTCTAATTaagataggggtaaggttgcATGCTAAGTTACTAACTACCCTCAACGCAAATATTATTGTGAAAATCAAGGGAGAGTGTCGTTTTAGAAAAGCTACAATAGTTTCCAATTTCCCCGAGCTTAGGGGTCAGTTAGGGGGGTAACCGGCCAGTTGATCAGCTCATTCGGGGTTAACCTGTCGATCAACTTTAGGCTGAGCTTCTAGTGAAAAACTAAAACCCTACCTTATAAAATGAAATTCCGTTGTTTTGTAATAACATAACTTTTTTCTTTTCAGACCTCACTTATGGAAATACACTGAGTTTGTTGTTTTTGTAATTTACAGAGGGTCAAAATGCAAATGTGGCGAGTGACGCATTATAAACCGCCAAAAATTTGATCTTCTAGtctttgcattatttgaacaaTTCAAATATAGTTTAGCTACTTTAATATGTCACCAAATAGTTTGTGATTTTATAGTTACAATATGTAAAGTTCATATACCTTAGTGTGACAAAATATaatgttatgaatatattattgtattgggaaaaaactgagtttatattaaagatgatgtggcatgacacgtggattagttaaatggtcaaaacgcagcaattgactaagaggcacggatggagacatccacgggaagaagaatttaaataggcacgagacgacgtatagatacgagtctcgtaccaatttaaattatttacagccaacggattagaaggcattgaagacaaagatctgatgacagaaaggagtccaaattcattattaaatacttgatacgttacaaaattggtatttaataggaatgattgtataacggcttatttaatgtcatttattactcatgattatatcattaaagctgaggcttcattcctttacctagaattatctataaaaggaagaagtatcatcatttgtaaggacacggaatactattgagaatttattgaaatacacatctatttgtttttttaccatcattctcaaaagtattttatttttgtctcctgattatcagtaacccgaatttctttttagctttgaccaaaaactcagatttttggttaaacaattatattattacAGAGAGTGAAATCCAGTAATCAAAACCCGTCCTTGaaactaaaaatagtagaaatagTTTCTTAAGGTTGGATAAGAAACTAAAATAAGAAGGTAGATCTAAAATGgacagtttttatttttattttattttattttcatttcttaAAATTGACAGTTCAAGTCTTAAAATAGACAGTTCAAAGTGTAAAAAGGTGAGCAGCACAAATCATACGACAGCACTCCTACATCTCCGAATGGGGCATCATCGTATATAGAAGACACATTCTCACATCCCTTTCACTaatcacccccaccccacccccacccccaccccacccccctacaactcccctccccctcccccctcccccctccaaaACGGAAAAAAATAatccatttttatcatttaaaaaatGCTCGGATTTGTGTTTCTATTTTtcgagattttttttttgaaaagaaaaagtcgttatatttattatttattcaatttaatTGTCGTTAGTAAACCTTGTCATTGACGGAGCATCAATGTAAAATAGATGAACTCTGTGATTCAAAGGAAAAATATTCAATTCTACCCCAGTAGATGCATGTTCATCAATACTAAACAGAGTCAGATTGATGTAAATCATAAACGGAGAACTTACAGGTATTTTCTTGTAGCGAAAGCCAAAAATTAATTAACTCACAATTATAATTACTGATAGGTGATAATTCTCTCACGGGATATCAGACGTAACTCTTAACTATACCTTAGTCTAAACTCTAATCTTTAAGCGATAGAGAGAGCATTTTGGGAGGAGAGTTCTTTCCTATATAGTAATCGTATAACGCTAGCTAAATTGTTTCTTGAGCCGAGAGTatattgaaaataatttttttatttttaaacgaTAGAAGTAACGTTTTTCGCTTTTTCTATTCTTAGCTAAATTGCGAAAAAGGGCACAAATTTGACCCTTTTTCGCTTTATTCTATTCATACTTTCCTATATAATCCCCCACCTTCAACATTCCCCCTTTAACAACCAATCTCAGCTCAACTCTATATCCATCACTAATTCCTCCATTTTTTTCACGCACTACACACACTACTATTCAAAGAAAACACCTTtcattttcatcttcttttttttttcttttattctttcacaaagcaaataaaaaaaaataaagattaatTATGGGTTTTCCACTAGGCTACACTGAACTTTATCTTCCTAAATTACTCCTTCACGTTATTATAATTTTGGGTTTCATTAAAGAACTCATTTGCACACTATTTAAGCTTTTGGGCCTCGAGGATTTTCTCGAGCCCGAATTTTCATACCCGACCCGACCCGAATCATGTTCGGAGCCCCGGTTTCACTCATTGTCGGCGGCGTTGATAAGGGAGATATTACCGGTGGTGAAGTACTCGGAGATAATGGACCCGCCGGAGAACTGTGCGGTGTGTTTGTACGAGTTCGAGTTGGACGATGAGATCAGACGGCTGAGGAATTGTCAGCATGTGTTTCATCGGAGCTGTGTGGACCGTTGGATGGATCATGATCAGATGACGTGTCCGCTTTGTAGAGCAGTTTTTGTACCAGATGATATGATGGAGGATTTTAATGAGAAGTTGTGGTTGGCTTCTGGAGTTTCTGATTTTTATGACGAGTATTCATCTATTGCTGCTGGTTTGTAGTAGTCATAATATTTTGTTtaaatctttttgttttttctggtCGGGATTTGATCTATGTTGCCTCGACTCTTCAAAATATTGTTGCATTCGCATCAGATCCTTTAAAAATGTACAATTTTTAAACACACACCCGACAATTTTTGAAAAGTACGAGCAATATAGAATTTGATAGTGTAAAATATACCAAAATGTATATActataagagagaaaaaaagtaaaaagaagaAAGGTTTTGTATAGTCTGCAATTTTTTGGGAATGTGGAATGAGAATTGATAGTTTTATTTTCAAGCAAAAATGATAATGTTTTATTTAATTATCACAAAATACTTAGGCGACTAGTTTGAATTTGTATCTAAGTTAATAAAGTATTGCTCCTAATTGTTAAATTTTTGTAGTAAATaacctttttgtttcttttgtaacTGATGCAATTAATCATAGTACTCATAATGGTAATTAAACTACAATAATGGTCAGTAAACGTTACAATCTATTCTTTTACTCAACTTAAATTATCAATTTTATTggttacttttttttttactataaaTACTAAGTCATATCTTCTCCATCACATAACTCTCTTCTCTTCATCTataattattcatttttattgTCTCTTTTTTATTTGAAGCTATCTCTatagaaagattttttttttctctctcgaaGGTTCTTTCATCTTAAATCTTTTGGCTGTTGTTAGTTATGGAATGGGAAAGAGAAGAACATATGTCGTTACAAGTAATAGTATTTGGGGAGTCAAATACAAGCTTGATGAAGCCGCTATCATCAACGATGTATGCATATTTTGTTACTCTTAATCTGCCGCAGGCTTGTAATTGTAGTGAGTTCATAGGTAATAGTTTTGCCTTTTCATTGGTGTAAAAATATCCTATTTTTTGGATATTAAGCCTGATTATACTAAGTAAATATATATAGGCATATCTGAATGGTAGGAGAATTAATCAAGAGAGtattaattttttgaaatttttcatatttttggtaagAGGGGGATTGTTGATTTGGTTATTTAAGGAAGGGTAATGATTTCTGATTTTATGGAGGAACTGAAGAGTATGAAATattagaaagaaaatgaaactagAAGATAACATAAAGAAAAAAATGTGTATCCTGGCTACAactttttatatattatattttgttaaaCATTTAGATgtataacttttatttttaacATCAGATTAATTTTATGAAgagatgagagagagagaggggggggggatGAGAGGGAAATATAATTAAGATTATATAAAaattgatttttgactttttttatgtagtacaaaatataatatacaaaaaaaaataattaagagaGAAATTGACTTAATTAGTAAGAGCAGAAAGGAGAATTGACTTAGGTTATTTAAGGAAGGATATACGGAAAATAATGTTAgaatgaattaaaataaatagtatAAGGAAAAGAGGTAGGATGAAATTATCAAAATGAAAAAcgatagaaaaaaaaagattaaaaccAAAGGATAGATTATCAAcaagaaaaatgacaaaaaaggGAAACAAGAATTCAAAAATGTCTTcggataaaaaaaattcaaaatgttAAGGTAATGAGAAGTATTAAATgataaactattttctttttgtatttcgAGAATtagaactattttttttctttttgaaaaggttaagaaaagtaaaattaaataaatattgatttactaaattcttaaattttgaaaatagaagTATTTAACTTAAACGTATCAACtagaaattttaagaaaataattgaGATGGAGGTACAAAATTAAGTAGCTACTATCAGTAACTCTTTTAATATTTCGGTATTAGAAAAATTATCATGTCGTTAATTTAACCGTGCGAAGCGCGGTCATATTTACTAGTGATCAATATATTCGGATTccagtgtaacgacccgacaggtcgttttgagctctagtgcatcgttcagcagtttgaggccatgagcagctttacttcaggtattatgacttgtgcgtacgGTCGGAATTGAtttccgggaagttcggagttgatttggaaagagaattctcatttcggaagctttaaattgaaagaattagctaagattgaatttttgagtaaacgacctaggaatcgggattcgaaggttccagtaggttcatatgatgattttggacttgggcgtatgaccggatcgggttttggatcaCCCGGGAGCGGTttggtgcctattgtggaagctagcattttggaagaaatttcataagttttggttgaagtgcatttcggtgtaatcgatgtccgtttgggattccgagtctgggagtagctccgtatggtgattctggagttgggagagcaatcagaagtgaattcggaggtctgtgggtcattttggagtcatttgactaaagatagaaatttgaaggtttttgagaagtttgaccgaaagtggactttttgatatcagagtcagaattcgattccgaaagttggagtaggtccgtaatgtcgaatatgacttgtgtgcaaaatttgaagtcaatcggacgtgatttgataaggttAAACAtcaaaagtagaagtttgaaattctaaagttcataaagcttggattggaggtcgattcgtggttttagtattgttatatataatttgaggcctcgagcaagtccgtaatgtgttttgtgACTGGTtggggttccgggggcctcgggtggatttcgggtaGTTAACGGATCGAAATGAAATATTTGGAAAAGGCTGAAGCTGCTGGTTGCTGTCATtactgcacctgcggttggtAAACCGCAGAAACGGTACACCTATCGTAGAAGCGGCCCAAGGCCAGGCAACCTAAGACCACAGATGCGGCCCcaaatccgcagaagcggaactgcAGAAGTGGTGGTCCTGTCCGTAGAAGCGTCcctagaccgcagaagcggtggtcgcaggtgcggcccaggaCCGCACATGCGGAAATCGCAGAAGGCAGTGGCCTTCATTTATTCGGGCTCTAggccatttttgctcattttcactcatttcttgggcgattttggagcaactttgaggtgCCATTTCACcatcaagcatgaggtaagtaatttatgcTAGTTTTTAGTTAGATACATGATTTTATACGGATTTGGATatggaaattggtagaaacttggggtttgagggaagacctagaaaattcgtattcttggattttgactaCGATTTTGGGTAtagaattaagagaaaatcatatatttgagttcgtgagttctgggtaaactttatcttcgagaaatttcggaatccgggcatgtgggcccgatgacgtttttgtcaacttttcgatcggggttaggaattgttataaattggattatatgagtaccttagcatatattaatgggtttacaTAATTATTTGCTAGTTTTGAGCATTGgagcatcggtttgagtcgtcagaagggcttggaagccggttttggagtttcggagcgaggtgagtctcctttctaaccttgtaagagggaattgtcccataggtgagttaattggttatgtgctcctatttgtggggggctacgtacgcacgaggtgatgagagtccgtacgtagctactattatgctattgttcgggtagtctaggacctaaAAGCATGCTGTActtggaaatatttgtaatccCATTGACGGTTTGACTTGCTTAAattctatcgaattggtaaatgaatctagaaggattaaacttcatttttcttaaatcattaaaaaaaaaggaggatttggatttttgttggATAGTTGTTCCCTAATGAAGTCTGGATTAACTGTTTGAATATgtgattctatgtgtacctgtgtcacatgtatgatttgcgagcagggtgtttgtttattttatgttgaccgcgtcgcatggaggattcgcgagcggggtaatagatgcatctatggttcgcaccgttcgaccctcggcagtgcacattttatatTTCTATTGGATCGGGCAgtacgacctcagcatgatttgcgcatgcttgtattgcttgccttgaaacttattgaagttgttattgcctcttcccagcttaaaaatatatgtataaatgatggaaaggaaatttggaaatttcctataaaagaaagaattgtttagTTTCTGCAATCTATCGAATtacaatcatgtttataaaaattcacaatttaatatattattgatatgatattattggaccactagtaagtgtcaaagtcgacctctcgcctctacttcttcgagattagacgggatactcattgggtacacattgttttcgtactcatactacacttttctgcatttttgttgcataggcacatgcatctctagtgtCCTAGTGAGCGCAAcaacatggttgatacggagacttaggtgagcttcATTTCCCGAGACGGCCCGCAGCTAGCAAGTCTCTTTTagattactgtatttattttctgtccaatattgtattctggacggttgttgtattacattatttcttagaaattgctcattcacttgtgacacagGGTTCTGGGATGTCCATGGGTTTATTCagaaattttaaaagttgttaaatgtttcattatttattcagagGAATTTACTATGTATTGTTTAAACTTATAAAAGAAATGATTTCGGAAGtatttaaaacgagaatttaattaagtattttggttggcttgcctaacagcggtgtccggcgccatcacgacccttagtagatt is a genomic window containing:
- the LOC107803516 gene encoding brassinosteroid-responsive RING protein 1-like, whose translation is MGFPLGYTELYLPKLLLHVIIILGFIKELICTLFKLLGLEDFLEPEFSYPTRPESCSEPRFHSLSAALIREILPVVKYSEIMDPPENCAVCLYEFELDDEIRRLRNCQHVFHRSCVDRWMDHDQMTCPLCRAVFVPDDMMEDFNEKLWLASGVSDFYDEYSSIAAGL